tgagtcttgagtagttaacgaaatagatgatagatgatagatatacatGAAACATGTACCTGATAGATGATTGATGGATGATAAGATGAAATGCGTACCTGATATATGATTGATGGATGATAACATAAGACGTGCACCTGTTAAATGATTGATGGatgataacataaaatgtgtacCTGATAGGTGATTGATGGATCATAATGATATATGAAACATGAAGCATGTACATGATAGATGACAAATAGTTGATTGATGACAGTTGataaatggggacccagattgttggggacaattatgctgactttgtaaactgcttagaaagggctgtaaagcactgtacaGTGGCATATAAGCCTAATTTGGCATATTTACCTTAACATTTCCAAAGCAGATTACAACTGGTAAAATGACGACAATTCATCGTGATTGTTACGCACCTGATTTGAATTGAAGCGCTTTGTTCATATTTTGCAAGTGGTATCAACTCTTTTAAGTCTCTTGTGAAACTGGGACTAGGAATTTACTTTTCCGATGTTGCTTAGTATCTAAGCAATAAAGAAAGGTGTGgagcattcattcatccattgttCAGCTAATACGATTGCATATTATTAATATGGCTTTGAGACAGGTTTCAATATTTCCAGATCTCTCATGTGCCGTTGGAGTTCATACCTGCCAGGTTTCTGATATtgatgggtccaaagacaggctacaaaaatggtagaagatcttaagcataaaacgtatcaggaaagacgtaatgaactcaagctgtagagtctggaggacagaagggaaaggggggacatgatcgaaagatttaaatatgttaaagggttaaataaggttcaggagggaagtgtttttaataggaaagtgaacacaagaacaagggggcacaatctgaggttagttgggggagaggtcagaagcaacgtgggaaaatattattttactgaaagagtagtagatgcttggaacaaacttccggcagacatggttggtaaatccacagtcactgaatttaaacatgcctgggataaacctatatccatcctaagataaaatacaggaaatagtataatagtataatactagatggaccaggagggttttttttcctgctgtcaatcttctacgttgcTATAAATGTTTCTTTCAGGTGGTAACCAATTTACGGTGAAAAATCTGGAAGACTTCAGCGTTCGCACTTTGTATGACAAACTAGAAGATCAGAATTTGCACCTGGCATCCCAGCTTGCAAAACACCGGGCTGAAGTCTCCGTGTTTTATCGAGGAATCAGTGAGAAAATCCAAAGTCTTTGGGTCAGTATTTTGAAGCAGAACGCATACTCTCTTTCGCCCTAGAGCAGACGATGCTGGCAACTGCTATCCCAAAACATCCAGAAAGGTCAAAATTAGGAAAAGTTGCAATGGTagtttattttacaaaaaaaaaaataggagcaAATTCAGCTCTGCTCTTGTTAGAAGTCTCTGGAGAATGTCTTTGCAAATCATGTTatacagaaaaaggaagagaaggggaaaaaaacccacaataacaTATATTTTCATGTTATTTACAAAATTTACAGAATTTTAATTGTATAATACCATATAATATATTCAGTTACTTAGATGTTCTTCTATTCAGCATAGAACATGTCCCAGATTTAGTATTATTCCATTTCTTCTTGATCCTTCAACCGCCTcttcatcatatccatttcagcgcagtcagtaatttttttaattgtctcttcTTCTTTTGGAGTTTCTACATCCTTCCATCTTTGGCAAAAACTATTCTGGTTGCCGTTAAAATTGGtgttattaaatattgtatttctttttttgtattaggctatgcctaataaaaaaaattctggaatctTTCTAACTTCCTGTTTTGtaatttctcttaaccatttcTCAATTAAATTCCAGTaagatttaatatattattattattattattattattattattattattattattatcattaccattatcattatcattatcattatttcagtacaacacagcaaatgagatcactatgctggatttcgtatttcatcaccagtcgggcgcttcccaagcacctagggttgcgtgatgtagcggcgaattatgtttgccgatcccagtaaagcggccttttgcaattgacagatggagattttgtcaattccgatggttttcaaatgtccgctgagatcctttggaactgcgcccagcgtgccaagtaccactgggaccactttcactggcttatgccagagtcgttgcagctcgatttttagatcttcgtatttcactaatttctctagctgcttctcctcaattctgctgtctcctgggattgcgatgtcgatgatccatactttctttttctccacgatcataaTGTCTGGTGTGctgtgcttcagaattcggtcagtctgaagtcggaagtcccacagtagtttcgcttgctcattttcgaccactttttcgggcttatgatcccaccagttctttgccactggtaaatggtagttccggcacaagttccagtggatcatctgtgccacagcatcatgtctatgcttgaagTCAGTctatgcgatctttttgcagcagctgagtatgtgatcgattgtttcatctgtttctttacagagtctgcactttggatcgtctgttgatttttttttttaattattattattattattattattattattattattattattattattatttagatttgtatgaggcccctctccgcagactcggggcggctcacaacagtgataaaaacaatatacaataacaaatctaatatcaaagtctaaaataactTAGCTTTGGGGCAGGTCCATCACTGATGACAGCATGTACCAATCTCCTTTTTACCTTTCCAACAGCTAGATTGGATGTTAGGGTACATTTTTAGCAGTTTAGAATAAGCCTTCAGTCCAAGCCACGATGATGATGCCATGTGGTTCATGACATCATCACAAAAATATTATCAATGATGCATTATTTTACGTTATGATACTAGTGATgttattcccttcccccttttcctgTGGATGCTCATAAGAAATGATGTGGTGGAATCCAAGGCTGAGTTTTGGGAAGAAGAAGTAGAGACACATCAGCCTTGAATCGTTGCTATGCAGAAAGAGATCCTTCCTAATTCTTGACAGCATTTATCAGAGATTTATACAGAAtgtgctttagtctggcaagattctgtctattggGTGAACAGTGATAAAGGAACTACTTTGAGCATTTATTCATGCTGTTCTTGGTTTCCCACAACTAACAAATAGACAAGCAAGTAATTTCAATAAAAGGCTTCATCACACCCCTAGGTTTGACCAAAAGGGGGACTTTTAGCAGGGAACTAAATCAATTGGTGAAACTCCATGATACAAGATGACGTAACATTGATGCACGTGCATGGAATTATCTTATCATTGTCCTTTGTATGAGTTGCAAAATATGGTTTTCTGATTTTAGGATATGATACAGGAAGTGGATTTGAACAGACTGAAAGGCTCTGAAGAGGACGTCTCAAATAAAGGGACCCAAGAGAGTGAGAATTCTCCAGCTAAATCATTGGAGATCTTGAAAGCAATGGGCTACTCAGGTGGGGAATTTTGCTAATTAATATTACAGAGGTCTTTACGTTTTCCAGTCTGGTCCAGACAACTAATCCCATTTAAAATCTGCCTATAATAGGACggaaacagtgatgggctaccgaaatttttactaccacactgtgggtgtggcttatgcaggacgccctgcattttctttcatctttcagtgcaaattgggtgctctggggtggagctccatttttgcattccccccccccccatccgggcagatttacagatttttttaaagccacaTTGTCTATTTCCATTGTTGAAACCTCTCCATGATGCAGCTATTATCCTTGGAAAGGACTATAACAtgcgaaatatatatatatatatgatttgacacaaaaatatgtaacccttccctggtgcagagctgaagggtttggatactgtagcctagaggataattctctgccttacaaggcaaaggttgcaggttcaagtcccagtgggtatggctagctgatgaggccaaaataaggccgaaatagatctatcctagtctcccttaattttcaaattcagccaaaaaaaaaataaaaacaacatgtgacatatatatatatatttgttttcgtaaattttcacgggtatatgtatgtagattgttctgagttcgggttttgccctgtgtaatattttgcatgtttatgcgacgtttcggtgaaatcacattcaccatcatcaggctgaagtttccaagcttcgtgctgttgtaaaatggaattttaaaatccattttacaacagcacgaagcttggaaacttcagcctgatgatggtgaatgtgatttcaccgaaacgtcgcataaacatgcaaaatattacacagggcaaaacccgaactcagaacaatctacatatatatatatatatatatatatatatatatatatatatatatatatatatatgtcacatgtttaagctgaattatatatatatatatatatatatatattcattcattcattcattcatttattcatttattcattcgatttttatgctgcccttctccttagacacaggcggcttacaacatgttagcaatagcatattctcattcagtggtgggtttcagtttttttactactggttctgtggccgtGGGTTGATTGGTGatcatggcttggtggtcatgtgatgacggtcatatgactgggttggcgtggcttggtgggcgtggcagaggaaggatactgcaaaatctccattccctccccactccaggggaaggttactgcagaatccccatttcctcccgatcagctgggattcgggagtcagagaatagatggggtggaGCCGGTCAGAAgaggtatttaccggttctccagactactcaaaatttccactactggttctccagaactggttagaacctgctgaaacccacctctgttctcATTTCCCAAGAAAAGTTCACATGAGAAAATACAGTTTCTTTGAGTCCTTAGAGAGGCTTCCATGCAAAGCAATACAGTCAATTTGCTGAGTTTTGTCTTAGGCGCTGAGTGGCAGGAGGCGACTGAATTAATGAAAATCCTGGGAATTTTGTTGCAAAAAATCCAGTATCAGAAAATAGCCATGAAACAAGAAGAGGCCTACAAACAGAATAGTGCAAAGGATCTCAGTCTGGACAAAAGTCAACAGGCTGCAGCTGAGAAGCAATGCATGGTAAGAACGAAGGCATTCCTATAAAAGCCTCCGTTCTCCTTTCCATAAAGAGACAGTGATTTCTTAAAATTGTTTATTCACTCCAGGACACCCTTCTGCAACAGCTCTTGCTAAAAACCAGGGGGTTAcctgcttcctcctccttctcctcttcctcctcccatatGTGTAAAGATAAAGGTAGGTTTATTTTCATTTGATCCTGGAGCATctgttagaatggaatggagtggaatggaatggaatggaatggaatagaacagaacagaacagaataaaataggatgctttattggctaagtatgattggacacacaaggaatttgtctttggtgcaatatgtcctcagggtacataaaaagaaaatatgcaattgtcaagaatcatgaggtacaacacttaatgattgtcatagggtacaaaataATCAAGACGCAAACAATATTaatgtaaatcataaggatacaagcaacaagttacagtcacacagtcgtAAGTGGAAGGAAaggggtgaaaggaatgatgagaagactatctgtaataataatgcagccttagtgaatagtttgagcgaattatttgtttagcagagtgatgatttgggggaaaaactgtgcttgtgtctagctgtcttggtgtgcactgcagtgctctatagtgttgttttgagggtaggagttgaagcaatttatgtccaaaatacgaggggtcactaaatattttcactgccctctttttgactcatgcaatatacaggtcctcagtggaagacaggttggcagtaattgttttttctgcagttctgattatcccctgTCACTAGATTCCATTTGTCGCCAAGAAAAGCCCAGGACTGAATGGAGACCATTCTATTCTTGACCAGTTTAATCCCATCCAATATTAGCAAAATGCCTCTGATTTCCAGTCAGTGGTAGCAGATTTTCAGTAGCAGAAGTTCTATATTTGTCACAAATGCATCTTTTAGGAAATGTAAATCTGGCATAAAAGCTTAAAAGGTGATGtatgcctcatacatcccagcgtcagccttgtccaggtcccatcaggcagacaatgtcatctggcggggcctaggagaagagccttctctgtggcggccccggccctatggaacgagctcccccccattctccttgccttccataaagctCTAAAGACCcttctctgctggcaggcttggggccattgaaactttAATATCTTCTCctgtccaatgaatgaatgtaggatgtATGGCATATGAATCTGGTTTTCTATGGGATTTTTAGAATGTAATTTTATTCGATTTCTAACATGtggtaagcagccctgagtctcagTAGAAGGGAGGCATAGATTGAGGATTTCAGAAACAAATGACTTAAATTAATCCCAATCCATGTCGTTGTCATCCCAGGAGCAAATGGAGAAGATGACAATTATCTTTCTATGAGGACCAGCAAAAACATCTTGGTCACCACAAACATAGCTTATTTATCACCCCAGCGATTTGTGGTTTATCGTTTTGGCTGCACAGTGGCGCATCTGATGGGAAGAATCTTCTGTTTGCCGGCGCTGGTTCTTCTGTTGGCTGAAGCAATCCCTCAGCAGCACTCCAAGGGAGATCAGAAGGACACTGGGCTTACCAAGGATTGGTACTACGATGCTAAGAGCCATGTCCTCTACATCCTTTCATCgcacctggagaattctggggggtTTGTGACAGTGTTGCTGAATGCCATGGCACACATCAAagcaggtattattattattattattattattattattattattattattattatttattggatttgtatgccgcccctctccgcagactcagggcggctaacaacagcagtaaaacagtacaacaaaatccaatactaaaaaaaaccagttaaaaacccattatataaaaaccaatcatacatacaaacataccatacataaaattgtaaaggcctagggggaaagagtatctcagttcccccatgcctggcggcagaggtgggttttaagcagcttacgaaaggcaaggagggtgggggcaattctaatctctggggggagttggttccagagggccggggccaccacagcgaaggctcttcctctgggtcccaccaagcgacattggtaTAATGTCCCGCCAAGGTATAATGGGTCCCGCCAAGGTATAATGCAGGGGTATTCATGAGCTTAGCTAATTGGTTCCTTCAACTCTCTTAACTCTTGTAGAGAATGCCTCCAGGTTTTCAGGGAGAAATGATTACAACTTTTCTAGAGAGAAATGAATACAGACCTGCCAGTTTAAGAAGGAGTGTCTTTCCCTTCGATGTGTCATTCCATCTTGAAATCGCTTAATTATAGCTTTCCTGAAACACATTCCAGTCCTGTCAGTTTTAGGCAACAGAagtattactttataatatgaagTTCTGCCTTGAGGTCCTTGAATTGCAACCACCATGGAGTTAACAGATTAACCgagttagaagggatcttgtaggttatctagtccaacctccctactcaagcaggagaccttaccaTTTCCGACAAAGGACAgtacaatttcctcttaaaagtcTCAAGAGTTGGAGTCCTCCCAACCTCCGAAGGcaactggttgatcgttctcattgtcagaaagttccaccttatttccaggttgaatctcttctcggtcagtttccatccattattccttgtgtgGCTTTCTGGTGCCTTAGAAAGTAGtctgcccccctcctctctgtggcagacccTGAACTAtagggacactgctatcatgtctcccctagaccTTCTCTTTGCTTGACCATGCCAAGTTTTTGTAACCGCTCCTTGGAGGATTTCGTTTCTAGTAACCATCACATTCATACTACACAATGTATGTTTAATTTTGtagtataaaatttatttgtttatttgtttatttgtttgtttgtttgtttgtttgtttatttgtttatttgtttattgattgattgattggatttgtatgccgcccctctccggagactcggggcggctaacaatagtaataaaacaatgtacaataataatcaaataaatactaaaaatgattaaaaaaacc
The nucleotide sequence above comes from Erythrolamprus reginae isolate rEryReg1 chromosome 12, rEryReg1.hap1, whole genome shotgun sequence. Encoded proteins:
- the LOC139174939 gene encoding uncharacterized protein, which gives rise to MGPKTGYKNGGNQFTVKNLEDFSVRTLYDKLEDQNLHLASQLAKHRAEVSVFYRGISEKIQSLWDMIQEVDLNRLKGSEEDVSNKGTQESENSPAKSLEILKAMGYSGAEWQEATELMKILGILLQKIQYQKIAMKQEEAYKQNSAKDLSLDKSQQAAAEKQCMDTLLQQLLLKTRGLPASSSFSSSSSHMCKDKGANGEDDNYLSMRTSKNILVTTNIAYLSPQRFVVYRFGCTVAHLMGRIFCLPALVLLLAEAIPQQHSKGDQKDTGLTKDWYYDAKSHVLYILSSHLENSGGFVTVLLNAMAHIKAGPMEANHITPGFWKELNRGITALADAFFHCSWDGVEMTEKSLNGLSNEASQYTTELLELFTNKRD